From a single Leishmania braziliensis MHOM/BR/75/M2904 complete genome, chromosome 28 genomic region:
- a CDS encoding putative heat-shock protein hsp70, whose product RANFLTYGANQPGWPSRFRGRARDEKDCHLLGTFDLSGIPPAPRGVPQIEVTFDLDANGILNVSAEEKGTGKRNHITITNDKGRLSKDEIERMVNDASKYEQADKMQRERVEAKNGLENYAYSMKNTVSDTNVSGKLEESDRSALNSAIDAALEWLNSNQEASKEEYEHRQKELESTCNPIMTKMYQSMGGGAGGMPGGMPDMSGMGGGAGPAAGASSGPKVEEVD is encoded by the coding sequence AGAGCCAATTTTTTGACTTACGGGGCAAACCAGCCGGGGTGGCCATCCCGGTTTCGAGGGCGAGCGCGCGATGAGAAGGACTGCCACTTGCTGGGCACGTTCGACTTGTCCGGCAtcccgccagcgccgcgcggcgtgccgcaGATCGAGGTGACGTTCGACCTGGACGCGAACGGCATCCTGAACGTGTccgcggaggagaagggcacCGGCAAGCGCAACCATATCACCATCACCAACGACAAGGGCCGACTGAGCAAGGACGAGATCGAGCGCATGGTGAACGATGCGTCGAAGTACGAGCAGGCCGACAAgatgcagcgcgagcgcgtGGAGGCGAAGAACGGCCTGGAGAACTACGCGTACTCGATGAAGAACACGGTCTCCGACACGAACGTGTCCGGcaagctggaggagagcgacaggTCCGCGCTGAACTCGGCGAtcgacgcggcgctggagtgGCTGAACAGCAACCAGGAGGCGTCGAAGGAAGAGTACGAGCACCGCCAGAAGGAGCTGGAGAGCACATGCAACCCGATCATGACCAAGATGTACCAGAgcatgggcggcggcgcgggcgGCATGCCCGGCGGTATGCCGGACATGAGCGGCatgggcggtggtgcgggtCCGGCCGCCGGAGCCTCCTCCGGCCCCAAGGTCGAGGAGGTCGACTAG
- a CDS encoding putative heat-shock protein hsp70 yields MTFEGAIGIDLGTTYSCVGVWQNERVEIIANDQGNRTTPSYVAFTDSERLIGDAAKNQVAMNPHNTVFDAKRLIGRKYGDPVVQADMKHWPFKVKTKGEDKPVISVQYCNEEKIFTPEEISSMVLLKMKETAEAYLGKQVKKAVVTVPAYFNDSQRQATKDAGTIAGLEVLRIINEPTAAAIAYGLDKGDDGKERNVLIFDLGGGTFDVTLLTIDGGIFEVKATNGDTHLGGEDFDNRLVTFFSEE; encoded by the coding sequence aTGACGTTCGAGGGCGCCATTGGCATCGACCTGGGCACGACGTACtcgtgcgtgggcgtgtggcAGAACGAGCGCGTGGAGATCATCGCGAACGACCAGGGTAACCGCACGACGCCGTCGTACGTTGCGTTCACGGACTCGGAGCGCCTGATCGGCGATGCCGCGAAGAACCAGGTGGCGATGAACCCGCACAACACGGTGTTCGACGCGAAGCGCCTGATTGGCCGCAAGTACGGCGACCCGGTGGTGCAGGCGGACATGAAGCACTGGCCCTTCAAGGTGAAGACGAAGGGCGAAGACAAGCCCGTGATTTCGGTGCAGTACTGCAACGAGGAGAAGATCTTCACGCCGGAGGAGATCAGCtcgatggtgctgctgaagatGAAGGAGACGGCAGAGGCGTACCTGGGCAAGCAGGTGAAGAAGGCTGTGGTGACGGTGCCGGCCTACTTCAACGACTCGCAGCGCCAGGCGACGAAGGACGCCGGCACGATTGCTGgcctggaggtgctgcgcatcATCAACGAgccaacagcggcggccATCGCGTACGGCCTGGACAagggcgacgacggcaaGGAGCGCAACGTGCTCATCTTCGAccttggcggcggcacgttcgatgtgacgctgctgacgatCGACGGCGGCATCTTCGAGGTGAAGGCGACGAACGGTGACACGCACCTTGGCGGCGAGGACTTTGACAACCGCCTCGTCACGTTCTTCAGCGAGGAG